From Pseudocalidococcus azoricus BACA0444, the proteins below share one genomic window:
- a CDS encoding alpha/beta fold hydrolase: MVNVSSTPVAVSQSICQLLPQAWSWRGHSICYRQGGESGPAVVLIHGFGASSLHWRKNIPILAKSARVYALDLIGFGQSAKPTPTENLSYTFPTWAELVNDFMTEIVGEPAFLIGNSIGCVVALQAAVAQPDQVRGLALLNCSLRLLHEKKRQTLPIYRQWGAGVLQQILQFKPLGYWFFQRLARPNVIRKILHQAYANPTAITDELVEILYQPSQDAGAADVFLAFVTYSQGPLPEDLLPHVQAPVLILWGDADPWEPIALGQDWTSYPTVKEFIPLPQVGHCPQDEAPELVNPILQEWLERHHSPTHKPASAPQSHA; this comes from the coding sequence ATGGTTAACGTATCTTCTACTCCAGTCGCTGTATCCCAGAGTATCTGCCAACTATTACCCCAGGCCTGGTCTTGGCGCGGTCATTCCATCTGCTATCGGCAAGGGGGCGAATCTGGGCCGGCGGTGGTCTTAATTCATGGCTTTGGGGCTTCCAGTCTGCATTGGCGCAAAAATATCCCCATCCTCGCTAAATCTGCCCGTGTTTATGCCCTGGATTTAATTGGCTTTGGTCAGTCGGCAAAACCTACCCCTACTGAAAATCTCAGCTATACCTTTCCCACCTGGGCCGAGCTAGTCAATGACTTTATGACCGAAATTGTTGGTGAGCCAGCCTTTTTAATCGGTAACTCCATTGGCTGTGTGGTGGCCCTACAAGCGGCGGTGGCACAACCAGATCAGGTGCGGGGGCTAGCCCTGTTAAATTGCTCTCTGCGTCTCCTCCACGAGAAAAAACGGCAAACCTTACCCATCTATCGCCAATGGGGAGCTGGAGTCCTCCAGCAAATTCTCCAATTTAAGCCTCTGGGGTATTGGTTCTTTCAACGTCTGGCTCGCCCCAATGTGATTCGGAAAATTCTCCACCAGGCCTATGCCAATCCCACGGCCATTACCGATGAACTGGTGGAAATCCTGTATCAACCCTCCCAAGACGCGGGCGCGGCCGATGTTTTTCTGGCTTTTGTCACCTACTCCCAAGGCCCGCTCCCGGAAGACCTACTCCCCCACGTCCAAGCTCCGGTCCTAATTCTTTGGGGAGACGCAGATCCCTGGGAACCCATTGCCCTCGGCCAGGACTGGACTAGTTATCCTACGGTTAAGGAGTTTATTCCCCTGCCTCAGGTTGGCCATTGCCCCCAGGATGAAGCCCCAGAGTTGGTCAATCCCATCCTGCAAGAGTGGTTAGAACGGCATCACAGCCCCACCCACAAACCAGCATCTGCCCCCCAGAGTCATGCTTGA
- a CDS encoding LbetaH domain-containing protein encodes MAKHLPPLVPLNYPQAHCVGEVFIHPHAVIASGVLLWAESGSRLEIAAGACIGMGTILHAQGGKMVVATGASLGAGVLFIGSGEIAAQACIGAATTLINTSVDAGAVIPPGSLLGDTSRQVPILEHSTLEPTQDSPEIAPPSPSPTTEPLEEPAFGLPEAAVMKTSQETLDVVTEATEQITETSTKTIYGQVYVNQMLQHMFNRSPRPEPPPDPWQT; translated from the coding sequence ATGGCTAAGCACTTACCGCCCCTCGTGCCCCTAAATTATCCCCAGGCCCATTGTGTGGGAGAGGTATTCATTCATCCCCATGCTGTGATTGCCTCTGGAGTGTTGCTCTGGGCCGAATCAGGAAGCCGCCTAGAAATTGCTGCCGGGGCCTGTATTGGGATGGGGACGATTCTCCACGCCCAAGGGGGCAAGATGGTGGTGGCTACGGGAGCTAGCTTGGGAGCCGGAGTCTTGTTTATTGGCTCCGGTGAAATTGCTGCCCAGGCCTGTATTGGGGCTGCCACTACCTTAATCAATACATCCGTGGACGCGGGGGCCGTAATTCCGCCTGGCTCCCTATTGGGTGATACAAGTCGGCAAGTGCCCATTTTAGAACATTCAACCCTGGAGCCGACCCAGGATAGCCCGGAAATTGCCCCACCATCTCCGTCACCCACTACTGAACCTTTGGAGGAACCAGCATTTGGTCTGCCAGAAGCCGCAGTAATGAAAACAAGCCAAGAAACCCTAGATGTTGTGACTGAGGCAACAGAGCAAATTACAGAGACCTCTACTAAGACAATCTATGGGCAGGTTTATGTGAATCAGATGTTACAACATATGTTTAATCGTTCTCCTCGACCAGAACCGCCACCTGACCCTTGGCAAACCTAG
- a CDS encoding cation:proton antiporter, with the protein MPLSSLLPFYSHPLWADLALDVDPAETGPLILAAVLLSLVVIYLASKVGGEICLRINFPAVLGELVGGVIVGISVLHLLVFSEGGAVEPSLISTLLQQTAGMEPDLTALISQTSSEVISVMSEIGVIILLFEIGLESDLPGLLQAGLQAAVVAIVGVAVPFIAGTIGLIYFFHIDTIPAIFAGAALTATSIGITAKVLAEMQRLSSPEGQIIIGAAVLDDILGIIVLAVVASLAKTGTVEISNVVYLIISSIVFLVGSVVLGRLLSPYFLGLVDRLGTRGSLLIPSLIFAFALGYVAVALQLEAILGAFTAGLVLGETDRRRELEEQVVPIADMLVPIFFVCVGAKTDISVLNPLVPENRPGLIIASFLIVVGILGKVVTGLTVFGRPGINRLAIGVGMVPRGEVGLIFAAVGTASGVLSKSLDAAIIAMVIITTFVAPPLLRIVFKPAAVTIPALATEEGLAIASEARESES; encoded by the coding sequence ATGCCCTTATCATCCCTACTTCCCTTCTACTCCCATCCCCTCTGGGCTGATCTAGCTCTTGACGTTGATCCTGCCGAAACGGGGCCGTTAATCTTAGCTGCCGTGCTCCTGAGCTTGGTTGTGATTTATCTAGCCAGTAAGGTGGGGGGGGAAATTTGCCTGCGGATCAACTTCCCGGCGGTGTTGGGGGAATTAGTCGGCGGTGTCATTGTCGGGATTTCTGTTTTACATCTCCTGGTGTTTTCCGAGGGTGGGGCCGTTGAGCCATCCCTGATTTCGACCTTGCTGCAACAAACGGCCGGGATGGAACCAGATTTAACCGCCCTGATTAGCCAAACCAGCAGTGAAGTCATCTCCGTGATGTCAGAAATTGGCGTGATTATCCTCTTATTTGAAATTGGCCTCGAATCCGACTTACCGGGACTGTTGCAAGCCGGTTTACAGGCCGCAGTGGTGGCCATAGTCGGGGTGGCTGTACCCTTCATTGCCGGGACGATTGGCCTGATTTATTTCTTTCACATTGATACAATTCCGGCGATTTTTGCGGGGGCGGCCCTGACAGCAACCAGTATTGGGATCACGGCCAAGGTTCTCGCTGAAATGCAACGGCTGAGTTCCCCGGAGGGGCAGATTATCATTGGCGCGGCCGTGTTGGATGACATTCTTGGGATTATTGTCTTGGCCGTGGTGGCCAGCTTGGCTAAAACCGGCACGGTGGAAATCAGCAATGTTGTTTATCTAATCATTAGCTCGATTGTCTTTTTGGTTGGCTCGGTGGTGCTGGGGCGGCTATTAAGTCCCTATTTCCTCGGCCTGGTGGATCGCTTAGGCACAAGGGGTAGCTTACTAATTCCTTCCTTGATTTTTGCCTTTGCCCTGGGCTATGTGGCGGTGGCGTTACAGTTGGAGGCAATTTTAGGGGCATTCACCGCTGGCCTGGTCTTAGGAGAGACTGATCGGCGGCGGGAGTTGGAAGAACAGGTGGTGCCCATTGCCGATATGCTCGTGCCTATTTTCTTTGTCTGCGTGGGGGCCAAAACCGATATTAGTGTCCTCAATCCCCTAGTTCCTGAAAACCGGCCTGGCCTGATCATTGCCTCCTTTTTGATTGTTGTTGGCATCCTGGGCAAAGTAGTAACGGGATTAACTGTCTTTGGCCGACCGGGAATTAACCGCTTGGCGATTGGGGTCGGGATGGTGCCACGGGGGGAAGTAGGCTTAATTTTTGCCGCAGTCGGGACAGCCAGTGGGGTTCTCTCTAAATCCTTGGATGCCGCCATTATTGCGATGGTAATCATTACTACCTTTGTTGCCCCGCCCCTGTTGCGCATTGTCTTTAAGCCTGCTGCCGTCACTATTCCCGCCTTAGCTACTGAAGAGGGCCTCGCTATTGCCAGTGAAGCCAGAGAGTCAGAATCCTAG
- a CDS encoding EutN/CcmL family microcompartment protein yields MQIAQVRGTVTSTQKEGSLTGVKFLVVQLLDEQGEPIPGYEVAADTVGAGAAEWVLISRGSGARHIAGALEKPIDAAVVAIIDTVSLDNGLLYSKRQQYY; encoded by the coding sequence ATGCAAATTGCTCAAGTCCGCGGCACCGTGACCAGCACGCAAAAAGAAGGTAGTCTCACGGGGGTTAAGTTCCTCGTGGTACAGCTTCTTGATGAACAGGGTGAGCCAATTCCAGGCTATGAAGTGGCTGCCGATACCGTGGGGGCCGGGGCTGCGGAATGGGTCTTGATCAGTCGCGGCAGTGGGGCCCGACACATTGCGGGGGCACTTGAAAAACCCATTGATGCCGCAGTTGTGGCCATTATTGACACCGTGAGTTTAGATAACGGCCTGCTGTATAGCAAACGACAACAATACTACTAA
- a CDS encoding ribulose bisphosphate carboxylase small subunit — protein sequence MAVQTYPAPPTPWSKDLAEPQIDSSAYVHAFTNLIGDVRVKADVHIAPSTSIRADEGTPFYIGAGTNIQDGVVIHGLEQGRVQGDDGQEYSVWIGEDASITHMALIHGPCYIGAECFIGFRSTVFNARLGKGCIVMMHALVQDVELPPGKYVPSGAVITTQAQADRLPDVEATDVHFAQHVVEINDALRSGYRCVDNVACIAPLRDELKTGTAKSTPQKQVKHLSKQDSTMGLTSEVVSQVRQLLQQGFQIGTEHADPRRYRINSWHTCAPITASREPDVVAALNTCLAEHSGEYVRLIGIDTKNKRRVLEQVIQRPGDAPASFTPGVSSRPVSAPVASGVSGLDHSVIGQVRQLLQQGYQIGTEHADPRRYRINSWHTCVPITATREPDVIAALNTCLAEHSGEYVRLIGIDAKNKRRVLEQVIQRPDGKTVIASGGGVSVSSGSHGGGTDPGLDTQVQDLVRRGCQIMLEYADQRRFKTSSWHSGGKLSGSNIQAELNSFLAAHPKDYVRLIGVDTKAKTRVAEIIIQRPQGAPGGKAPSSNGKSTKSKGFAPSSTPATHTQASSSNSFSHEVVAQIRQLLQQGYQLGTEHADPRRYRTSSWQSGPVINARHEGEAVAALAASVQQFSGEYVRLIGIDPKAKKRVAEVIIQQPTKK from the coding sequence ATGGCAGTGCAAACCTACCCGGCTCCTCCTACCCCTTGGTCGAAAGACTTAGCCGAACCCCAGATTGACTCCTCCGCCTATGTCCACGCCTTTACCAATCTGATTGGGGATGTGCGGGTGAAGGCCGATGTGCATATTGCCCCCAGTACTTCAATTCGGGCCGATGAGGGCACACCTTTTTATATCGGGGCTGGCACCAATATTCAAGATGGGGTGGTGATTCATGGCCTGGAACAGGGGCGAGTGCAAGGGGATGACGGTCAGGAGTATTCCGTCTGGATTGGTGAGGATGCTTCTATTACCCACATGGCGTTGATTCACGGGCCCTGCTACATCGGGGCAGAGTGCTTTATTGGCTTTCGCTCTACCGTGTTTAATGCCCGGCTGGGGAAAGGCTGTATTGTCATGATGCACGCCTTGGTGCAGGATGTTGAGTTGCCCCCTGGAAAGTATGTGCCATCAGGAGCCGTGATTACCACCCAGGCCCAGGCCGACCGCTTACCAGATGTGGAAGCCACGGATGTTCACTTTGCCCAGCACGTTGTCGAAATTAATGATGCTCTACGGTCGGGGTATCGGTGCGTGGATAATGTCGCCTGTATTGCCCCTCTTCGTGATGAACTCAAAACCGGCACCGCCAAATCCACTCCACAGAAACAGGTCAAACATTTAAGCAAGCAGGATAGCACTATGGGTTTAACGTCAGAAGTGGTCTCACAAGTCCGGCAACTGTTGCAACAAGGCTTTCAAATTGGCACAGAACACGCTGACCCCCGCCGCTATCGGATCAATTCCTGGCATACCTGCGCCCCGATTACCGCCAGCCGTGAGCCGGATGTGGTAGCGGCCCTGAATACCTGTTTAGCTGAACACAGTGGCGAATATGTCCGTCTGATTGGGATTGACACGAAAAATAAACGCCGGGTTTTAGAGCAAGTCATTCAACGGCCGGGTGATGCCCCTGCAAGTTTTACCCCTGGTGTCTCAAGTCGGCCCGTATCTGCTCCCGTGGCAAGTGGGGTTTCCGGCTTAGATCATTCTGTGATTGGGCAAGTCCGGCAGTTACTTCAACAGGGCTATCAAATTGGCACCGAACACGCTGACCCTCGCCGCTATCGGATCAATTCCTGGCATACCTGCGTCCCGATTACAGCGACCCGTGAACCCGATGTGATTGCAGCCTTGAATACCTGTTTGGCTGAACACAGTGGCGAGTATGTCCGTTTGATTGGGATTGATGCCAAAAACAAACGCCGGGTGCTGGAGCAGGTGATTCAACGGCCCGATGGTAAAACCGTGATTGCCTCTGGAGGTGGTGTCTCTGTTTCCTCTGGAAGTCATGGTGGTGGAACTGATCCTGGCCTGGATACTCAAGTACAAGATTTAGTCCGGCGCGGTTGTCAGATCATGCTGGAATATGCGGATCAACGTCGCTTCAAAACCAGTTCGTGGCACAGTGGTGGGAAACTCTCTGGTAGCAACATCCAGGCCGAGTTAAACAGCTTCTTAGCCGCCCATCCGAAAGATTATGTCCGGTTAATTGGGGTGGATACCAAGGCCAAAACTCGCGTTGCCGAAATCATTATTCAACGGCCCCAGGGTGCGCCCGGTGGTAAAGCCCCTAGCAGTAATGGTAAATCCACAAAATCGAAAGGGTTTGCCCCTAGCTCGACTCCCGCAACTCACACCCAGGCCAGCAGTAGTAATAGCTTCAGTCATGAGGTTGTGGCTCAAATTCGCCAACTGCTGCAACAGGGTTATCAATTAGGAACCGAACACGCAGATCCCCGCCGTTATCGCACCAGTTCTTGGCAAAGTGGCCCGGTCATCAATGCCCGCCATGAGGGAGAAGCTGTTGCAGCTTTAGCAGCCTCCGTTCAACAATTTTCTGGGGAATATGTCCGCTTAATTGGCATCGACCCGAAAGCCAAAAAACGGGTGGCAGAAGTGATCATCCAACAACCGACAAAAAAATAA
- a CDS encoding FUSC family protein — MWIFAQLRQRWQLDPRLLRQGAITAIAVIVPLMFQIMTGAVEWNWAAWGACYVGIGDPGGAYRRRAITLLAIALAGGLSIGVGILISGVLGLTLFLMFVWGFGCGFLDAFGKEGNLAGVLIGCCFLFAIHASDHSWANAISSGGAYALGGLWATCLALLAWPLRPELPLRQSVAQVLQGITQYLQAGVQTPPDLLQFQAITLENRQRILNAQTILAQIHLPSHAKTAKQIQQRQKVTYLATLLKLSEQLYLAILMLTEILQQQRSNLFQSIWSDIDQDIDQLILNLNQITEQIIQEHHHLEQFDLTARIEKLDQKFEQQKLIVFQGADQFTAYDESLELNYALLSLKQIAHNLNQIYNVFTGTITPGPNDLTLKLEPTPVGWQILKTHFTFDSVIFRHGLRIALGTTLVVAIYSAWNLPYGYWMALTVLVILKPHYSDASKRGGQRVVGSVGGALGAILLVSYVQNPYILILSMILLIVLMVSFLPVNYFVFVLLYTPIVIIMDSIDNPFTAGLADSWILGELRLLNTLIGACVAFAVNYIVLPQWEPQRLSHQLAELFTTLSSLLTTVFWGYQSNQPISTQALLNIQQQSRLKLSNTHQAWQRLLNEPHSSPQEIQLVEQLLSYSQRLFIALSLLGNHLLQFQKQFSMPNLAIITNQLTAILGNLIAALLSDVPLIPFPPELIQELAALETDLGQLRQQRIQELKQQQPKTPTRQAIIDGTLIVEQLQIIARSLQALHNILQPLLLTLPKPRRHQKTV, encoded by the coding sequence ATGTGGATTTTCGCCCAACTCAGACAACGCTGGCAGTTAGATCCCCGCTTACTTCGGCAAGGAGCCATAACCGCCATTGCTGTGATTGTGCCCTTAATGTTTCAAATCATGACTGGAGCCGTTGAGTGGAATTGGGCGGCCTGGGGAGCCTGTTATGTGGGGATTGGGGATCCGGGGGGAGCCTATCGGCGGCGGGCGATTACCTTGCTGGCCATTGCCTTGGCGGGGGGGCTGAGTATCGGGGTTGGAATTTTAATTAGCGGGGTTTTGGGCCTGACGTTGTTTTTGATGTTTGTCTGGGGCTTTGGCTGTGGCTTTCTGGATGCCTTTGGCAAAGAGGGAAATTTAGCCGGGGTATTAATTGGTTGTTGCTTTTTATTTGCGATCCACGCGAGCGATCATTCCTGGGCCAATGCCATCTCTTCGGGGGGAGCTTACGCCTTAGGAGGGCTTTGGGCAACCTGTTTAGCGCTCTTGGCCTGGCCACTGCGACCGGAATTACCCTTACGCCAGAGTGTGGCCCAAGTCTTACAGGGCATTACCCAGTATCTCCAGGCCGGGGTTCAAACACCACCGGATCTCCTTCAATTTCAGGCTATCACCCTCGAAAATCGGCAACGAATCCTCAATGCCCAAACCATTTTGGCCCAAATTCATCTCCCCAGCCATGCCAAAACAGCAAAACAAATCCAACAACGCCAGAAAGTTACCTACCTTGCAACGCTCCTAAAGCTGAGTGAGCAACTGTATCTAGCCATTCTGATGTTGACGGAAATTTTGCAGCAGCAACGGTCAAATTTATTTCAATCTATCTGGTCGGATATTGATCAGGATATTGATCAGCTAATTCTCAATCTCAACCAGATCACAGAACAAATCATCCAAGAACATCATCATTTAGAGCAATTTGATTTAACCGCAAGAATTGAAAAGTTGGATCAGAAATTTGAACAGCAAAAGTTAATTGTCTTTCAGGGAGCCGATCAATTCACTGCCTATGATGAATCCCTCGAGTTAAACTATGCTTTATTATCCCTGAAACAAATCGCCCATAATCTCAACCAAATCTATAACGTTTTCACAGGCACGATCACTCCAGGCCCCAATGACTTAACCTTGAAACTCGAACCAACTCCGGTCGGGTGGCAAATCTTAAAAACTCATTTCACTTTTGATTCCGTAATTTTTCGGCACGGCTTACGGATTGCCCTGGGCACAACCCTGGTGGTTGCGATTTATAGTGCCTGGAATTTACCCTATGGCTACTGGATGGCGTTGACCGTATTAGTCATTCTTAAACCCCATTATAGTGATGCCTCTAAGCGAGGAGGACAGCGGGTTGTGGGCAGTGTGGGTGGGGCGTTAGGGGCAATTCTCCTAGTCAGTTATGTGCAGAATCCCTACATTCTCATACTGTCTATGATTCTCCTGATTGTTCTGATGGTGAGCTTTCTGCCAGTTAATTACTTTGTGTTTGTCCTGTTATACACCCCGATTGTGATCATTATGGATAGTATTGATAATCCCTTCACAGCGGGACTGGCTGATAGTTGGATATTGGGAGAACTACGACTCTTAAATACCTTAATCGGGGCCTGTGTGGCGTTTGCTGTGAACTATATTGTCTTACCCCAATGGGAACCGCAGCGATTAAGTCACCAATTGGCAGAACTATTCACAACCCTATCTAGCTTACTCACAACTGTTTTTTGGGGCTATCAATCCAATCAGCCCATCTCAACCCAGGCCTTGCTAAATATTCAACAACAATCTCGACTCAAACTCAGTAATACCCACCAGGCCTGGCAGCGACTCCTGAATGAACCCCATTCATCCCCTCAGGAAATTCAACTGGTTGAACAATTGCTTTCTTACAGTCAACGCCTGTTTATTGCCCTCAGTCTGTTAGGAAATCATTTATTACAATTTCAAAAGCAGTTTTCTATGCCTAACTTAGCAATTATCACGAATCAACTGACGGCAATTTTAGGCAATTTAATAGCCGCTCTACTGTCCGATGTTCCGCTGATTCCATTTCCCCCAGAGCTAATCCAAGAACTCGCA
- a CDS encoding carbon dioxide-concentrating mechanism protein CcmK: MPIAVGMIETRGFPAVVEAADAMVKAARVTLVGYEKIGSGRVTVIVRGDVSEVQASVAAGVENIKRVNGGELLSTHIIARPHENLEYVLPIRYTEAVEQFRN, translated from the coding sequence ATGCCAATTGCTGTAGGAATGATTGAAACCCGCGGGTTTCCGGCCGTGGTTGAGGCCGCTGATGCAATGGTGAAGGCCGCCCGTGTTACCCTCGTTGGCTATGAAAAAATCGGGAGTGGTCGAGTTACTGTGATTGTTCGGGGTGATGTCTCCGAAGTCCAGGCCTCGGTTGCCGCAGGGGTTGAAAACATTAAGCGGGTGAACGGCGGGGAACTGTTGTCCACTCACATTATTGCCCGTCCCCATGAGAATCTGGAGTACGTCCTGCCGATTCGCTATACCGAAGCGGTTGAACAGTTCCGAAATTAG
- a CDS encoding carbon dioxide-concentrating mechanism protein CcmK — translation MAIAVGMIETLGFPAVVEAADAMVKAARVTLVGYEKIGSGRVTVIVRGDVSEVQASVAAGIENVKRVNGGQVLSTHIIARPHENLEYVLPIRYTEAVEQFRESVSGIRPLGRP, via the coding sequence ATGGCAATTGCAGTTGGAATGATTGAAACCTTGGGTTTTCCCGCCGTAGTCGAAGCCGCTGATGCAATGGTGAAGGCTGCCCGTGTTACCCTCGTTGGCTATGAAAAAATTGGCAGTGGGCGCGTCACCGTCATTGTTCGGGGAGATGTCTCGGAAGTCCAGGCCTCGGTGGCGGCAGGGATCGAAAACGTCAAACGGGTTAATGGTGGTCAAGTGCTTTCAACCCACATCATCGCCCGTCCCCATGAGAACTTGGAATACGTCTTGCCTATTCGCTACACCGAAGCGGTCGAACAGTTCCGGGAAAGTGTTAGCGGTATTCGTCCCCTAGGCCGGCCATAA